The following are encoded together in the Weissella soli genome:
- a CDS encoding YhgE/Pip domain-containing protein: MHEWRYIFKEKRFLIIVFIALATVPSVYAVTFLNSVWNTYGRISQLPVAVVNLDHAAKQNHKTIKLGKSLAKQLVDSDSMNFTQTSAKQAKKGLDDGKYVMAITIPKNFSKNAASLSDKNPKRMRLNYETSAGHNFIASKLSESAINKLVAKVNAQVTRTYAKALYANLAKVGDGLSDGAAGATKLKTGTTKLQSGVQTITTNLNTLAAGTTTLNTGINSFNNQLSTYTNGVASASTGSKSLATGLSQLQAQTPTLTTGITSLNSGAQQLSTGITQYTAGVSKANTGAQQLNAGLKTMQAAVNDNDVTTLQKGLSTFQAGLNKLNSSLSQSSTDTTAITKTMTTLATDLKTLSTGAQTQQATLTKNLATAIQAANLTDEQAATIQKAVQSSSDTAATTTVMQDMQTQLTTLASQLTTLKTTATEQQKELATGVSALNSAFGTKDDTNTLYGGMALYITQTQTGVAKLTTGSTTLADGLQTLTDKGATLKSGATTLANGTKQLQQATPALVSGINELTTGGNTLTSGLSQLAANNSKITNGTNELATGSQKLDSGANQLATGQKQVGPALTKLSNGETTLANSLADGAQQIADQKGTSAIYDQIAKPVLTKHTDQTTVANNGTGMAPLMMSVGLYVGLMAFNLLMDMVTPHGKYKNAFRYFIDKTTLLAAFSLASVAILAVGVHFILGLDALSTAKSVGVLLIIELMFAMIVSTLNLWLSRPGAFLSLILLVLQLSGAEGTYPIQLSNEFFATIRPYLPMTYGIHALREAMMIGGSISHDIWVMLAITAVFAVTYTAYYFTHGKQALRIYQKS; encoded by the coding sequence ATGCACGAATGGCGATATATATTTAAAGAAAAGCGTTTTTTAATCATTGTGTTCATCGCACTAGCAACTGTCCCTTCAGTCTACGCCGTAACATTCTTAAATTCAGTTTGGAATACTTACGGGAGAATTAGCCAACTGCCGGTCGCAGTAGTCAATCTCGATCACGCGGCCAAACAGAATCATAAAACCATTAAGCTTGGTAAGAGCCTCGCCAAGCAATTAGTCGACAGCGATAGCATGAATTTCACCCAGACGAGTGCCAAACAGGCAAAAAAAGGGTTAGATGATGGCAAATATGTCATGGCGATCACGATACCTAAGAACTTTTCAAAGAATGCGGCCAGTCTATCAGACAAAAATCCCAAGCGGATGCGTCTGAATTATGAAACAAGTGCTGGTCATAACTTTATCGCCTCAAAACTATCTGAATCGGCGATTAATAAACTGGTAGCCAAAGTTAATGCGCAAGTCACGCGCACGTATGCCAAGGCACTATATGCTAATCTCGCCAAAGTTGGAGACGGATTATCTGACGGTGCAGCTGGGGCAACCAAATTAAAAACTGGGACGACCAAGTTACAATCTGGAGTTCAGACCATCACGACTAATCTAAATACCTTGGCTGCCGGTACCACGACCCTAAACACAGGTATTAACAGTTTCAATAATCAACTTTCTACTTATACAAATGGAGTTGCCTCTGCCAGCACCGGTAGCAAATCGCTTGCCACTGGGTTAAGCCAATTACAGGCGCAAACACCGACACTGACGACTGGGATCACTTCATTGAATTCAGGTGCCCAACAGTTGAGCACTGGGATTACGCAATATACCGCCGGAGTGTCAAAAGCAAATACCGGTGCTCAGCAATTAAACGCTGGTCTCAAAACGATGCAAGCAGCCGTTAACGATAATGATGTGACAACTCTTCAAAAAGGACTCAGTACCTTCCAGGCGGGCTTAAACAAATTAAATTCAAGCTTGTCACAAAGTTCTACCGACACGACTGCCATCACAAAAACAATGACCACTTTAGCCACTGACTTAAAAACCTTGTCAACTGGTGCCCAAACTCAACAGGCTACCCTAACCAAAAATCTAGCGACAGCCATCCAGGCAGCTAATTTAACTGATGAACAAGCAGCCACGATTCAAAAAGCAGTCCAAAGTTCCTCGGATACTGCTGCTACGACCACTGTTATGCAGGATATGCAAACCCAATTAACGACATTAGCGAGTCAATTAACCACCCTTAAAACAACTGCCACAGAACAACAAAAGGAACTTGCTACGGGAGTCAGTGCATTAAATAGCGCATTCGGCACAAAAGATGACACTAACACCCTATACGGTGGTATGGCATTATATATCACCCAAACACAGACTGGGGTTGCTAAACTAACTACAGGTTCAACAACCTTAGCTGACGGTCTGCAAACCTTAACAGATAAGGGTGCGACCCTAAAGAGTGGTGCGACTACCTTGGCCAATGGTACCAAACAGTTGCAACAAGCCACCCCCGCTTTAGTTAGCGGCATCAATGAGTTAACCACTGGTGGCAACACATTGACGAGTGGCCTCAGCCAATTAGCCGCTAACAATAGCAAGATTACCAATGGTACTAACGAACTCGCCACTGGTTCGCAAAAGTTAGACAGTGGTGCTAACCAATTAGCTACTGGCCAAAAGCAAGTTGGTCCAGCCCTAACGAAGTTAAGCAATGGTGAAACGACATTAGCTAATTCATTAGCCGATGGCGCCCAACAAATTGCCGATCAAAAAGGCACTTCTGCCATCTATGATCAGATCGCTAAGCCGGTCCTAACGAAGCACACAGATCAAACCACGGTTGCCAACAATGGTACCGGAATGGCACCATTGATGATGTCAGTCGGTCTCTACGTCGGTCTGATGGCCTTTAATTTGTTAATGGACATGGTGACACCTCATGGCAAGTATAAGAATGCGTTCCGCTACTTTATCGATAAGACGACCTTGCTCGCAGCCTTCTCTCTGGCCAGCGTTGCCATTCTTGCAGTTGGTGTACACTTCATCTTAGGGCTTGATGCCTTGAGTACAGCCAAGTCTGTGGGAGTCTTACTCATCATTGAATTGATGTTTGCCATGATTGTCTCCACGCTAAATCTATGGTTATCACGACCAGGTGCCTTTCTATCATTGATATTATTGGTACTCCAGCTGAGTGGTGCTGAGGGAACGTATCCCATCCAACTCTCGAATGAGTTCTTTGCTACCATTCGACCATATCTCCCAATGACTTATGGTATCCATGCCCTACGTGAAGCCATGATGATTGGTGGCTCAATCAGCCATGATATCTGGGTAATGCTTGCTATCACCGCAGTGTTTGCCGTGACCTACACGGCCTATTACTTTACCCATGGTAAGCAAGCGCTACGTATCTATCAAAAGAGTTAA